A stretch of the Bacillus licheniformis DSM 13 = ATCC 14580 genome encodes the following:
- a CDS encoding multicopper oxidase family protein, protein MKLEKFVDRLPIPQVLQPQSKSKEMTYYEVTMKEFQQQLHRDLPPTRLFGYNGVYPGPTFEVQKHEKVAVKWLNKLPDRHFLPVDHTLHDDGHHEHEVKTVVHLHGGCTPADSDGYPEAWYTKDFHAKGPFFEREVYEYPNEQDATALWYHDHAMAITRLNVYAGLVGLYFIRDREERSLNLPKGEYEIPLLIQDKSFHEDGSLFYPRQPDNPSPDLPDPSIVPAFCGDTILVNGKVWPFAELEPRKYRFRILNASNTRIFELYFDHDITCHQIGTDGGLLQHPVKVNELVIAPAERCDIIVDFSRAEGKTVTLKKRIGCGGQDADPDTDADIMQFRISKPLKQKDTSSLPRILRKRPFYRRHKINALRNLSLGAAVDQYGRPVLLLNNTKWHEPVTETPALGSTEIWSIINAGRAIHPIHLHLVQFMILDHRPFDIERYQENGELVFTGPAVPPAPNEKGLKDTVKVPPGSVTRIIATFAPYSGRYVWHCHILEHEDYDMMRPLEVTDVRHQ, encoded by the coding sequence ATGAAACTTGAAAAATTCGTTGACCGGCTCCCCATTCCGCAAGTGCTTCAACCCCAAAGCAAAAGCAAGGAAATGACCTATTATGAAGTCACCATGAAAGAATTTCAGCAGCAGCTTCACCGCGATCTGCCGCCGACTCGGCTGTTTGGATATAACGGAGTTTATCCCGGCCCTACCTTCGAAGTGCAGAAACACGAAAAAGTCGCAGTCAAGTGGTTAAATAAGCTTCCGGATCGCCATTTTCTCCCCGTCGACCATACGCTTCACGATGACGGCCATCACGAACATGAAGTGAAGACGGTCGTTCATTTGCACGGAGGCTGTACGCCTGCTGACAGCGACGGATATCCTGAGGCTTGGTACACAAAAGACTTCCATGCAAAAGGCCCTTTCTTTGAAAGGGAGGTGTATGAATATCCGAATGAGCAGGATGCTACAGCTCTTTGGTATCATGACCATGCAATGGCCATCACAAGGCTGAATGTATATGCGGGGCTTGTCGGTTTATATTTTATTCGCGACAGGGAAGAGCGTTCATTGAACTTGCCGAAGGGAGAATATGAAATCCCGCTTTTGATTCAGGATAAATCATTTCATGAAGATGGTTCATTGTTTTATCCGCGGCAGCCTGACAACCCTTCGCCGGATCTTCCGGACCCGTCGATTGTTCCGGCTTTTTGCGGTGATACCATTTTAGTCAACGGCAAGGTATGGCCTTTCGCTGAACTGGAACCCCGAAAATACCGTTTTCGGATACTGAACGCCTCCAATACGAGAATCTTTGAGCTGTATTTCGATCATGACATCACATGTCATCAAATCGGCACGGACGGCGGTCTTCTGCAGCATCCGGTCAAAGTCAATGAACTGGTGATCGCGCCGGCTGAAAGGTGCGATATCATCGTTGATTTTTCACGAGCAGAAGGAAAAACCGTGACACTGAAAAAACGGATCGGCTGCGGCGGACAAGACGCAGATCCCGATACTGATGCCGACATCATGCAATTCCGCATCTCAAAACCTTTGAAGCAAAAAGATACAAGTTCATTGCCGAGAATATTGAGAAAGCGCCCATTTTACCGGAGACACAAGATCAATGCCCTCAGAAATCTGTCATTGGGCGCGGCCGTTGACCAATATGGAAGACCTGTTCTGCTTTTAAACAACACAAAGTGGCATGAACCGGTAACCGAAACACCCGCACTCGGCAGCACTGAGATCTGGTCGATCATCAATGCCGGAAGGGCGATCCATCCGATCCATTTACATCTTGTTCAATTTATGATTCTCGACCACCGGCCGTTTGATATCGAGCGGTATCAGGAAAACGGAGAACTTGTTTTTACCGGTCCGGCAGTTCCTCCGGCACCGAATGAAAAGGGGCTGAAAGACACCGTCAAAGTACCCCCGGGTTCAGTGACGCGCATTATCGCCACCTTTGCGCCGTACAGCGGCAGATATGTTTGGCACTGCCACATCCTTGAGCACGAAGATTACGATATGATGCGCCCTCTTGAAGTGACAGATGTTCGTCATCAATAA